Part of the Mycolicibacterium thermoresistibile genome, GCAGGCCCAGCTTGAGGTTCGCGTCGACGGTGTCCTCCCCGGCATCCTGCAGCTGATACGCCTGCAGTTTGTGCATCAGCCCGATGCCGCGGCCCTCGTGCCCCCGCATGTAGAGCACCACGCCCCGGCCCTCGCGGGCCACCATCGACAGCGCGGCGTCCAGTTGCGGCCCGCAGTCGCAGCGGCGGGATCCGAACACATCCCCGGTCAGGCATTCCGAGTGCACCCGCACCAGCACGTCGTGCCCGTCGCCGTGCGGGCCCGCGATGTCGCCCATCACCAGCGCGACATGTTCGACGTCGTCATAGATGCTGGTGTAACCGACCGCCCGGAACTCGCCGTGCCGGGTCGGAATCCGGGCCTCGGCGACCCGTTCCACGTGCTTCTCGTGCTTGCGCCGCCACTCGATGAGATCGGCGATCGAGATCATCGCCAGGCCGTGGTCGTCGGCGAAGACCCGCAGTTCGTCGGTCTTGGCCATCGCGCCCTCGTCCTTCTGGCTGACGATCTCGCAGATCGCGCCGGCGGGCTGCAGACCGGCCAGCTTGGCCAGGTCGACGGCCGCCTCGGTGTGGCCGGGCCGGCGCAGCACCCCGCCTTCCTTGGCGCGCAGCGGCACCACGTGGCCCGGCCGGGTGAAGTCATCGGCGACCGCGTTCGGATCGGCCAGCAGCCGCATCGTGGTGGCCCGGTCCGCCGCCGAGATCCCGGTGGTCACACCGTGCTTGGCGTCCACCGTGACGGTGTAGGCGGTGCCGTGCTTGTCCTGGTTCATCGCGTACATCGGCAGCAGGCCGAGCCGGTCGCAGATCTCGCCCTCGAGCGGTACACAGAGGTAGCCGGAGGTGTAGCGGACCATGAACGCCACGAGCTCGGGCGTCGCCTTCTCGGCGGCGAAAATCAGATCGCCCTCGTTCTCGCGGTCTTCGTCATCGATGACGACGACGGCCTTGCCGGCCGCGATATCGGCTACCGCCCGATCGACGGAGTCCAGCCTCACCATGTACCTGCCACCTTCGCCGGTTCCGCGGTGGAACCTGTCCTGATCCCTCAAGTATGGCCCACCACGTCGGAAGGGTCCTGCCCGCGCTCAGCGGCCGTCCGGGCGCATCAGCCGTTCCACATACTTGGCGATGACGTCGACCTCGAGGTTGACCGGGGCGCCGACCTCGACGGTTCCCAGGGTGGTGAGCTCCAGCGTGGTGGGGATCAACGACACCTCGAACCAGTCCGGACCCAGGTCGGACACGGTCAGCGACACCCCGTCGACCGTGATCGACCCCTTGTGCACCACATACCGGGACAGCTCCGCCGGCAGCGCGATCCGTACCACCTCCCAGCCCTGCGCCGGAGTGCGGGAAATCACATTTCCGGTGCCGTCGACATGGCCCTGCACGATGTGGCCGCCCAGCCGGCTGTTGACGGCCGCGGCCCGCTCCAGGTTGACCCGGCTGCCCGGCTTCAGCACAGCGAGGCTGGACCGGTTCAGCGTCTCCCCCATCACGTCGGTGCTGAAGGCCCCGTCGGCGACCTCCACCACGGTGAGGCACACCCCGTTCACCGCGATCGAATCGCCGTGCCGGGCGTCGCTGGTGACGACCGGGCCCCGGATCACCAGGCGGGCCGACGACCCCGCCGGGCCGACGAAATCCTCCCGTTCGACGATCTCACCCAACTCTTCGACGATTCCGGTGAACACCAGGTCAGGCTAGTCGACCGGGGAACGCCCGCCGCGGGCGGCGCGTCGACCCCTCGGTGCACTCGGTCACACCCTCTACGATGCACTCATGCAGACGCGCTTCCGCCACGCTGGACGAACCGTTCCGGTCCGAAATCTCTTTGCCCTGTTCGCGCTCGTCGCCCTGATCGTGGGGGTCGCGGGCTGCTCCTCGGGGGAGGATCAGGCCGACCAGTCCGAGCAGCCGACCCCGGATGCCGCGACGCTCCTGGAGGAAGCCGCTCAGACCACCCGCGACCTGCAGAGCGTGCGCCTGGATCTGACGGTGCAGGGCGAGATTCCCGAACTGCCGATCGAGACGCTGCAGGGAGACCTGACCAACGTGCCCGAGGTGGGCGCCACCGGCACCGCCGACATCATCATGATGGGGCAGCGTTTCGAGGATGTGGACTTCGTCGTCGCCGAGGGCAATCTGTTCGCGGCGCTGGCCGCCGGCGACTACATCGACTTCGGGCCCGCCGCCGACATCTATGACGTCTCGGCGATCCTGAACCCCGACACCGGCCTGGCCAACCTGCTGGCCAACTTCTCCGACGACGCCACCGTCGAGGGCCGCGAGACCATCAACGGGGTGCGGACGCTGCACGTCACCGGCACGGTCACCCCGGAGGCGGTCAACGCGATCGCACCGCAGATCGGCGCCGAGGCCCCGGTGCCGGCCGGCGCGTGGATCCGCGCCGACGGTGCCCGTGATCTGGTCCAGGCCCAGCTGGAGCCCGACTCGGGCACCACGGTCACCATGACGCTGTCCGAGTGGAACAAGCCCGTCACCGTCGTCAAGCCGGAGGTGTGATGCGGCGCGCCACCGCCGCCGCCATCAGGCCGCCGCGCGGCCACAACCGCACGATCGCGATCAGCGCGGGCAGCCTCGCAGTGCTGCTGGGTGCGCTCGACACCTATGTGGTGATCACGATCATGGTCGACATCATGCGGGATGTCGGCATCGCGCTGAACAAGATCCATCAGGTCACGCCGATCATCACCGGCTATCTGCTCGGCTACATCGCGGCGATGCCGCTGCTGGGCCGGGCGTCGGACCGGTTCGGCCGCAAGATGCTGATCCAGGTCGGGCTGGCCGGGTTCGCGATCGGTTCGGTGGTCACCGCGCTGGCCGGGGATCTGCAAAGCCTGCACATGCTGGTGACCGGCCGCATCATCCAGGGCGCCGCCAGCGGGGCACTGCTGCCGGTGACGCTGGCCCTGGCCGCCGACCTGTGGGCGGAACGCAACCGGGCCGGGGTGCTCGGCGGGATCGGCGCCGCGCAGGAGCTCGGCGCGGTGCTCGGCCCGTTGTACGGCATCGCGATGGTGTGGCTGTTCGGCGCCTGGGAATCGGTGTTCTGGGTCAACGTGCCGCTGGCCGCGCTGGCGATGGTGATGATCCACTTCAGCCTGCCGGCCCGCGATCCGGACGGGCCACGCGAGAGGATCGACGTCGTCGGCGGGGTGCTGCTGGGGATCACGCTCTTCCTGATCGTGGTGGGCCTGTACAACCCGCAACCCAGCGCCCGGGAAGTGGTGCCGACCTGGCGGTTGTGGCTGTTGGCGGCCGCTGCTGTCACGCTGATCGGGTTCTTCGTCTGGGAGCGGCGGGCCCGCACCAAACTGATCGATCCGGCGGGTGTCCGGTTCCGGCCGTTCCTCGCCGCGCTCGGGGCCTCGTTCGTCGCCGGTGCGGCGTTGATGGTGACCCTGGTCAACGTCGAACTGTTCGGCCAGGGCGTGCTCGGCAAGGATCAGTTCGAGGCGGCGATGCTGCTGCTGCGGTTCCTCATCGCGCTGCCGATCGGCGCGCTGATCGGCGGCTGGCTCGCCACCCGGGTCGGCGACCGGATCGTCACGTTCGTCGGACTGCTCATCGCCGCGGGTGGATTCTGGTTGATCTCGCACTGGCCGGTGGATCTGCTGGCGGCCCGCCACGACCTCGGCGTGGTCACGCTGCCGGTGCTCGACACCGACCTGGCGATCGTCGGTATCGGGCTCGGTCTGGTGATCGGACCGCTCACCTCGGCGGCCCTGCGGGTGGTACCGGCCGCCGAACACGGCATCGCCTCGGCGGCGGTCGTGGTCGCCCGGATGATCGGCATGGTGATCGGACTCGCCGCGCTGTCCGCGTGGGGCCTGTACCGGTTCAACCAGCACCTGCAGAGCCTGGCGGCCCGGGAGCCCGGCGGCGACTCGCTGGCGGCCCGGCTGGCCGCGGAGGCCGCCCGCTACCGCGAGGCGTATGCGATGCAGTACGGCGAGATCTTCGCGATCACCGCACTGCTGTGCGTGGCCGGCGCGCTGCTGGGGCTGTTGATCGCCGGCCACGGTGACCGCGCCGACGACACCGGTACACCCGACGGCAGCGTCTGGGACCTGCACGGGTCCGGGGACGACGACACACCCACCCGGGTGATCGGTCGACAGGTGCCGCTGCCCAGCATGGAGCAGACGGTGCGGATGCCCCGCCCACCCGGAGACTGACCCGAGATTGCCGCCCCGCGAGGTGGGGTACTCCCGCTGAAATTCCTCTGCCCCATCCTCGTGAGGGAGGCGTGTATGACAACCGCACTGAACGGCAAGAAGGTCGCATTCCTGGTCGCCCCCGAGGGGGTCGAACAGGTCGAGCTCACCGAACCGTGGAAGGCGGTCGAACAAGCCGGTGGCACACCGCAGCTGGTGTCCACCGAGGTCGGCAAGGTGCAGGCGTTCAATCACCTGACCCCGGCGGACACCTTCGACGCGGAGGTGGCCGCCGACAGCGTGTCGGCGGCCGACTACGCCGGGCTGGTGCTGCCCGGAGGCGTCGCAAACCCGGACATCCTGCGGATGCACCCCCCTGCGGTGGCGTTCGTGAAGAGCTTCTTCGACGCGGGTAAGCCGGTGGCGTCGATCTGCCATGCCGCGTGGACGCTGGTGGAGGCGGACGTGGTCCGGGGCCGGACGCTCACGTCGTGGCCGAGCGTGAAGACCGACCTGATCAACGCCGGCGCGAACTGGGTCGACAAGGAAGTGGTGGTGTGCACCGACGGCCCCAACACCCTGGTGTCCAGCCGCAGACCCGACGACCTCCCCGCGTTCTGCACCGCCACCCTGGAGGCGCTCGCCGCGTCCGGTTAGCTAGGGACGTCGCCCGGGCCTCAGGAGTGCAGGGCTCAGGAGTGCAGGGCTCAGGAGTGCAGGGAAATGTCGCTGATGACGCCGTGATGATCGGAGCCGGCGATGCCCACCCGGCGGAACGACAACGGGGTGGCGCCGCGGGTCAGGATGCGGTCGATCGCCAACAGCGGCGGGGTGCGCCGGCCGACCGGATAGGTCGGCACGATGCCCGCCCCGGTGACGACGGCGGCATCGCTCAGCCCGGGTGAGCCGGGATGTCGGGATCCGGCCAGCAGATCGCGGAACCGCTTGTGGTCGTAGGTCGCATTGACGTCGGCGCCGATCACCAGGGGACGGTCCTCGAGGGCGAGCACCTCGGCCAGCCGATCGACCTCGGCGGCCCACCGCCACGGCGGCTCCGGGAATGGCGGCAGCAGGTGCAGCGCGTACACCCGCAGCGGCGCGGCGCCGGGCGCCGCGACGTTCGCCCGCACATTGTGCAGTTCGAAACCCGGCAGCAGTTCGCCGTCGGACAGCGGGTAGCGCGCATAGATCCCCACACCGCCACCGCCGGGGCGGCTGCGCAGGAAGGCGTGCGGCAGTTCATCGCCGATCCCGGCGGCCGCCAACGCCGGCACCGCCTCGTCGGTCAGCTCGCTGACGGTCAGCACATCGATCCGCTCGGCCCGCACCCTCGCGACCAACGCCGCCGGATCCGCCCGGCCCAGAAAGATGTTGGCCTGCATCACGCGCAGTTGCGGCCCGGCCGCGGACGCGTCGGCGAAGACCCCGACGGCCCGGTAGAGCGGCCACTGCCCCCACAGACCCACCGCCAGCACGACCGCGGCGAGCAGCGCCGCGACATGCCACCGGCTCAGGATCAACACCACCGCGGCGACCAGCGCACCGATCAGGAACACCGGGGTGAACGACGCGATCCGGATGAGCCGCGGCGCGTCGGTGAAATGGGTGGCGATCCCGGCGGCGCAGCCGGCGAGCAACAACACCCCTGAGGTCCCGGCGATCCATCGGACCCATCGCACGCCACCATGCTGCCGCACCGTCGGCGTCAGCGGGGCACCAGGCTCAGCAGCACATCCGGTCCGACGGAGGTCATCCCGTCGAACCGCCAGCGGTGCGCGTTGCCGATCGTGGTCACCCCGACGTCGTCGACCACCGTGACCGGGCCGCCGAGCAGCACCGGCGCCACATACGCCAGGATCCGGTCGACCAGACCGGCCCGCACGAACGCGCCGGCCAGGGTGGGGCCGCCCTCCAACAGCACATCGGTGCGGTCGGCGAGCGCGCGGACCACCTCGTGCGGGTCGTGGGTGCGGATCACCATGGTGCGGGAGTCGTCGTTGAGCACGTTGGCGTCCGCGGAGATGTCGCGGGTCCCCACCACCACCCGCAGGGGCTGGCGTTCGGCCAGGCTGCCGTCCGGGCGCCGTGCGGTCAGGGTCGGGTCGTCGGCCAGCACGGTGCCGGTGCCGACCACGATCGCGTCGGCGGCGGCGCGGCGGCGGTGCACGTCAGCGCGGGCCTCCTCGCTGGTGATCCACTGGCTGGTGCCGTCCGCGGCGGCGCTGCGCCCATCGACGCTGGCGGCGAACTTCCACGTGACATGCGGGCGCCCGGTGCGGGTCTTGTGCAGCCATTCCCGCAGGGGACCGGCCGCGACCTCGTCGGCCAGCACCCCGCCGGTCACCCGCACCCCGGCCGCCGCGAGCCGCCGCGCACCGCCGGACGCGACCGGATCCGGGTCGGCGACCGCGTAGATCACCGTCGAAACACCTGCCGCCAGAAGGGCATCCACACACGGCGGGGTCCGTCCGTGATGATTGCACGGCTCCAGGGTCACCACCGCGGTGCCGCCGGCGGCGCGTGCACCGGCCTGGCGCAGCGCCACCACCTCGGCGTGCGGGCCGCCGGGCGGTGCGGTGCCGCCGGCACCGACCGGCTCCCCGGCGCGGTCCAGGATCACCGCCCCGACCGGCGGGTTGGGGTAGGTGGCCCCCTTGACCCGGTCGGCCTGCTCGAGGGCCGACCGCATCGCCGCCTCCGGGGTCATGAGGTCAGGTGTCTGGAGGCCGCGGCGGCCTTGCGCCGCAGCAGCTCCACCGCGGCCGCCGGGTCCTCGGCGCTGTAGACCGCCGACCCGGCCACGAAGCAGTCCACCCCGGCCTCGGCGGCCGCCTCGATAGTGTCGGCGTTGATCCCCCCGTCGATCTCCACCAGGATCGTCAACTCCCCGGCGTCCACCAGCCGGCGGACGATGCCGACCTTCGGCAGCACCTCCGGGATGAACTTCTGCCCGCCGAACCCGGGTTCGACGGACATGATCAGCAGGGTGTCGAAGTCGCGCAGGATCTCCAGGTAGGGCTCGAGCGGGGTGCCGGGTTTGATCGCCAGCCCGGCCTTGGCGCCGGCGGCGCGGATGTCGCGGGCCACCGCGGTCGGGTTGTCGGTCGCCTCGGCGTGGAACGTGACGTTGTACGCCCCGGCCTCGGCGTACGGCGGCGCCCACCGCTCGGGGTTCTCGATCATCAGATGGCAGTCCATCGGGATGTCGGTCGCGTTGAGCAACGACTCGACGACCGGCAGGCCCAGGGTCAGATTGGGCACGAAATGGTTGTCCATCACGTCGACGTGCAGCCAGTCCGCGCCCTTGACCGCGGCGGCCTCATCGGCCAATCGGGCGAAGTCGGCAGCCAGGATCGACGGCGCAATGAGGGGTCGTGCCATACCGTCAGCCTACTTTGAGCGCGGCGGCGAACATCGCGTCGGTGCCGTGCCGGTGCGGCCAGAGTTGCACGTGCGGCCCGGCGCCAATCCGGTCGACCGGCGCGAACAGGTCCCGGGTGTCCAGCGCGGTCACCGGGTGCCGGCGCAGGGCGTCGTTGACCACCCCGACCGTCTCGGCCAGATGCGGTGAACAGGTGGCGTAGAGCACCACGCCGCCGGGCCGGGTCAGCGCGATCGCCGCGCTCAGCAGTTCGCGCTGCAGCCGGGTCAGGGCGGGCACATCGCTGGGGGTGCGCCGCCAGCGGGCCTCCGGGCGGCGGCGCAGCGCACCCAGCCCGGTGCACGGCGCGTCGACGAGGACCCGGTCGAAGCCGGGCGCGAGCCCCGGGTCCCGCCCGTCGACGCGCAGCACCTCGACGTTGAGTCCACGGGTGTTCTGTTCGACCAGTTCGGCGCGCCGCGGGTTGGGTTCCACCGCGGTGACCCGCGGCACGGAACCATCCGGGGTGCAGTGGGTTCCGCTCGCCGCGATCGCCGCCAGCAGAGCGGTCTTGCCGCCGGGGCCGGCGCACAGATCCAGCCACCGCCCGGTGTCCCGGCCGTCCAGCGGGGCGAGCGTCAGCGCCCGCGCGACCAGCTGACTGCCCTCGTCCTGCACCAGCGCCGCGCCGTCGCGCACCGGCGCCAGCGCGGCCGGATCACCTCCGATCAGGTAGACCGCCCACGGCGAGTATCTGCCCACGGTGCCGCCCACCTGCTCGGCGAGGTCGGCGGCGGTGAGCACACCCGGCCGGGCCGCCAGATGCACCAGCGGGCGGTCGTCGTCGCTGGCCAGCAGGTCCTCCAGTTCACCGGCGTCGGGGCCGAGCGCGTCGGCGAACGCCTGGGCGATCCACCGCGGATGGGAGTACCGGAAAGCGAGGTGTCCCACCGGATCCCGATCGGCCGGCGGGGCCAGTTCGGCGACCCACGACCGTTCATCGCGAGAGGCGATGGTGCGCAGCACCGCGTTGACGAATCCCGCACGGGCGGAATCGAATTCGGCGCCGGCATGTTCGACCGTCGTCGACACCGCGGCATGCGGTTCGACCCGGGTGCGCAGCAGTTGGTAGGCGCCCAGCCGCAGCAGGTCCAACAGCACCGGGTCGATCTTCTCCACCGGCCGGCCGGCGGCGTGGGCGATCACCGCGTCGAGCAGCCCGCGGGTGCGGCACGCGCCGTAAGCCAGTTCGGTCGCGAACGCGGCGTCCCGGCCGGTGATACCGCGTTCCCGCAGCAGGGCGGGCAGCACCAGGTTGGCGTAGGCGTCGCGTTCGGACACCGCCCGCAGCACGTCGAAGGCGGCCCGGCGGGCCGGGTCGAGGCGGCGCCGCGGGGGCCGCGACGACCGGGTCGGCCGCTTGGCCCGATGGGGCCGCGACGGTCTGCGGTCGGTCATCGGGCCCGTGCGGTGTCGTCGAGGCGGGCTCCGCGGGCCCAGTCCGGGGCGTTCATCGGTTTCTTGCCGGGCGGCTGGATCCAGCCCAGCCGCACCGGGTGGGTGCCGGTGCCGAACCACACCGCCTGCTTACCGGAGCCGTCCCGGCCGGCCCGGATCTCCCCCGGCGCAAGCGGTTCGGCGTCGTCGTCGACGGTGACCGGGCCGAGTTTGACCCGCAGGTCGCCGATCATCGTCCACGCGCCCGGATTCGGGGTCATCGCGCGGATCCGGCGTTCCACCACGTGGGCCGGCAGATCCCAGCGGATGCGGGCGGCCTCCACGGTGATCTTCGGCGCGTAGCTGACCCCCTCGGACGGCTGCGGCACCGCGGTCAGGGTGCCGTCCTCGATCCCGTCGAGCGTGCGCTCCAGCAGTTCGGCGCCCGAATCCGCCAACCGGTCCAACAGATCCCCTGCGGTGTCGGTGGGCCGGATGGTCTCGGTGACGACGCCGTAGATCGGGCCGGAGTCCAGGGCCGGTTCGATGCGGAAGGTGCTCGCCCCGGTCACGGTGTCGCCGGCCGCGATCGCCGCCTGCACCGGCGCGGCGCCGCGCCAGGCCGGCAGCAGCGAGAAGTGCAGGTTGACCCAGCCGTGCCGGGGCACCGCCAGCAGCCGCTCGGACAGCAGCGCACCGTAGGCCACCACCGGGCAGCAGTCCGGCGCCAGCTCGGTCAACTCGGCGATGAACTCGTCGGTGTTCGGGCTCGGCGGCCGCAGCACCGGAATGCCGTGTTCCGACGCCAATTTCGCCACCGGTGACGGTGCCGGGCGGGCGCGGCGGCCGGCCGCGGCGTCGGGCCGGGTGAGCACCGCCACCACCTCATGGCGGGGTGAGTCGATCAGCCGGCGCAGCGACGGCAGGGCAGCTTCCGGGGTACCGGCGAACACGAGGCGCATCCGACTCAGTCTAGGAGCGGTGATCCGCCGCACCGGACACCCCGGCGCCGGTCCGGCGTCAGCCGATGTGCAGCGGGTCGATCTGCACCCGCACCGGTGCGTGGTCGTGCCGCGCGCTGAGCACCCCGGTGGCCCGGCGCAACGCCGCCGCCAGCGCCAGGCCGCTCTCCCGCGGCACCCGCACCAGCATCCGGTGCACCGGACTGTCCGGGCCGATCCCCGGGGGCCGGCGCGCCCCGAACGGCAACTCGACAGGGCCGAGCGGTTCGGCCTCCGGCGGCAGCTCGGCGACCTCGAGCAGGGCGCGCACGGCGTCGGGGGTGCCGTCCAGCGCGGCGATGTGCACCGCCGGCGGCAACCCCACTTCGGCGCGGGCGTCCAGCTCGGCCTCGGCGTGGCCGACCGGATCCCAGCGGATCAGTGCCTGCACGGTCGGCAGCGCGGATTCGGCGACCACGGTGACCACCCCGCCCGCGCCGCGGGGCCGGACCAGCGCCGCCGCGATCATCCAGCGTCGCAGGGTGTCCTCGGCGGCGCGCAGGTCCTGGCGGCCCAGCAGCGCCCAGGCGTCCAGCAGCAACGCCGCCCCGTACCCGCCGGCCGCGACCGGTTCGGCGCCCGGGGTGGCGACCACCAGCGCGGGGCGGCCGTCGACGCTGGGCACCACGGTGTCCCCGCCCGAGGTCACCACGGTCACCCCCGGAAACGCCCGGCCCAGTTCCTCGGCGGTCCGGCGGGCGCCCACCACCACCGCGCGCACGGCGTCCGAACCGCACCGGGCGCAGCGCAGCGCCGGATCCTGGCGGCCGCACCACCGGCACACCACCCCCGGCGCATCCCGGTCGGGCAGCGACAACGGACCGGTGCAGTGCCGGCACCGGGCGATCTGGCGGCACCGCGCGCACGCCAGCGCGGGCACATACCCCCGCCGCGGCACCTGCACCAGCACCGGGGCGCCGGCGTCCAGCGCGCCGCGCGCCGCCCGCAACGCCACCGACGGCAGCCGCGCGGTGCGGGCCGCCGGATCACGCTCGTGCTGAAAGTTGCTGTCGTCCAGCGCGATCACCCGAGGTGTGCGGTCCCGCACCACCGGCCGGGTGGCCACCAGATCGTGCGCCCAGCGGCTGCGCACCAGCGCCTGCGCCTCGGCGGTCCGCGCGTAGCCACCGATGATCGCCGCGCAGCGCAGCTGGTGCGCCCGCAGCATCGCGACCTCGCGGGCATGCGGGTAGGGGGCCCGCGGTTCGGCGAGGGTGTCGTTGCCGTCGTCCCACACCATCACCAGGCCCAGGTCGGCGACCGGCGCGAACACCGCGCTGCGGGTGCCGACCACCACCCGGGCCTGCCCGCGCAGCACCGCCAGCCACCGGCGGTAGCGTTCCGCCGGCCCCAGCCCCGCCGACAACGCCACCACCCGGCCGGTGTCGAGCCGATCGGCGAGCGCACCGTGCAGGTCGTCGACGTCGCGCTGATCGGGCACGATCGCCAGCACACCGCGGCCGGCCCGCACCGTCACCAGCGCAGCCTCGGCGAGCCGGTCGACCCACCGCTCCCCCGGCAGCGCCTGCCACACCGCCCGGGCGGCCCGCCCGTCGCGCAGCGCCGCCAGGAACTGCGCACCGCGCCCGTAGGCCGCCCACCCGGACTCGTCGGGCGGTTCGACCGTCATCACCGGCAGGTCGGGGACCGGTTCCCGCTCGACCCTGGCGTGCCGCGGCGGCACCGCCAGCCGGATGACGTCGGCGCGGGTGCCGGCGTACCGGGCGGCCACCGCGTCGACCAGCCGCCGCACCTGGCCGGTGAGCACCGGTTCGGCCGAGATCACCCGGTCCAGCCAGCCCAGCTTGCCGGTGTGGTCGGTCTCCGAGCGCCGTTCCAGGATGAACGCGTCGACCAGCCGGCCCCGGAACCGGACCCGCACCCTCACCCCGGGCTGGGCATCGTCGGACTGCTCCGCCGAGACCAGGTAGTCGAACTCGCGGTCCAGGTGCGGCACCTCGAGCATCGGCAGCACCCGCGCGACCGGTTCGTGCTCGGCGGGTGTGCGCTGCAGCGTCACGTGGCTTCGGCATGCCGGCCGAAGAAGAAGCCGGCGGTGATCAACAGCAGCGCCGCGGCGTAACCCCACCAGATCGGCACCGCCAGCGCCTCGGAGCCCAGCACGAACTTGTTGATGCCGATCATCGCGTCCGAGGCGGCGAAACACACCGCGCCCAGCGCCGTCCACGGGGTGGGCAGCCGGGCCAGCAGCGCCGCGCACACCATCGCGCCGAGCACGGCGATGTACAGCGTCACCGGGACCGCCATCCCCTCGGCGAGCAGTTGCGGCCAGAACCACACCAGCAGGCCGAGGCACGCGGCCACCACCACACCCGCCGCCACGAGCCGGCCGGTGCTGCGCCGCACCAGCGGGATCAGCGCCGCGAGGAAGAACAGGTGGGCGATCAGGAACGCCGACAGCCCCAGCAGGAACGACATCTCCCACCACGGCAGCGCCAGCAGGAAGTCACCGGCCGCGGAGAACACCAGCGCCGCGATCAGCCGGCGGCGTTCCCGCGGGACCGGATGCCAGCACGCCGCGACGGCCAGCAGCACCGCGGTCAGCGCCTTCACCGCGGGCTGCAACACGAACTGCCCGGTGAGCTCCGCGCCGGCCGGCACCCGCAGGGCGGTCACGATCAGGAACAACCCGTACGCCACACCGGCCGCCAGTGCCGCCACCCACAGCGCCGTGGTC contains:
- a CDS encoding bifunctional 3,4-dihydroxy-2-butanone-4-phosphate synthase/GTP cyclohydrolase II, yielding MVRLDSVDRAVADIAAGKAVVVIDDEDRENEGDLIFAAEKATPELVAFMVRYTSGYLCVPLEGEICDRLGLLPMYAMNQDKHGTAYTVTVDAKHGVTTGISAADRATTMRLLADPNAVADDFTRPGHVVPLRAKEGGVLRRPGHTEAAVDLAKLAGLQPAGAICEIVSQKDEGAMAKTDELRVFADDHGLAMISIADLIEWRRKHEKHVERVAEARIPTRHGEFRAVGYTSIYDDVEHVALVMGDIAGPHGDGHDVLVRVHSECLTGDVFGSRRCDCGPQLDAALSMVAREGRGVVLYMRGHEGRGIGLMHKLQAYQLQDAGEDTVDANLKLGLPADARDYGIGAQILVDLGVRSMRLLTNNPAKRAGLDGYGLHIIERVPLPVRATADNIRYLMTKRDRMGHDLVGLEDFDESVRMDDYDEGVYLLGDRRPTDLDLGGAL
- a CDS encoding riboflavin synthase, giving the protein MFTGIVEELGEIVEREDFVGPAGSSARLVIRGPVVTSDARHGDSIAVNGVCLTVVEVADGAFSTDVMGETLNRSSLAVLKPGSRVNLERAAAVNSRLGGHIVQGHVDGTGNVISRTPAQGWEVVRIALPAELSRYVVHKGSITVDGVSLTVSDLGPDWFEVSLIPTTLELTTLGTVEVGAPVNLEVDVIAKYVERLMRPDGR
- a CDS encoding LppX_LprAFG lipoprotein; the protein is MQTRFRHAGRTVPVRNLFALFALVALIVGVAGCSSGEDQADQSEQPTPDAATLLEEAAQTTRDLQSVRLDLTVQGEIPELPIETLQGDLTNVPEVGATGTADIIMMGQRFEDVDFVVAEGNLFAALAAGDYIDFGPAADIYDVSAILNPDTGLANLLANFSDDATVEGRETINGVRTLHVTGTVTPEAVNAIAPQIGAEAPVPAGAWIRADGARDLVQAQLEPDSGTTVTMTLSEWNKPVTVVKPEV
- a CDS encoding MFS transporter translates to MRRATAAAIRPPRGHNRTIAISAGSLAVLLGALDTYVVITIMVDIMRDVGIALNKIHQVTPIITGYLLGYIAAMPLLGRASDRFGRKMLIQVGLAGFAIGSVVTALAGDLQSLHMLVTGRIIQGAASGALLPVTLALAADLWAERNRAGVLGGIGAAQELGAVLGPLYGIAMVWLFGAWESVFWVNVPLAALAMVMIHFSLPARDPDGPRERIDVVGGVLLGITLFLIVVGLYNPQPSAREVVPTWRLWLLAAAAVTLIGFFVWERRARTKLIDPAGVRFRPFLAALGASFVAGAALMVTLVNVELFGQGVLGKDQFEAAMLLLRFLIALPIGALIGGWLATRVGDRIVTFVGLLIAAGGFWLISHWPVDLLAARHDLGVVTLPVLDTDLAIVGIGLGLVIGPLTSAALRVVPAAEHGIASAAVVVARMIGMVIGLAALSAWGLYRFNQHLQSLAAREPGGDSLAARLAAEAARYREAYAMQYGEIFAITALLCVAGALLGLLIAGHGDRADDTGTPDGSVWDLHGSGDDDTPTRVIGRQVPLPSMEQTVRMPRPPGD
- a CDS encoding type 1 glutamine amidotransferase domain-containing protein; this translates as MTTALNGKKVAFLVAPEGVEQVELTEPWKAVEQAGGTPQLVSTEVGKVQAFNHLTPADTFDAEVAADSVSAADYAGLVLPGGVANPDILRMHPPAVAFVKSFFDAGKPVASICHAAWTLVEADVVRGRTLTSWPSVKTDLINAGANWVDKEVVVCTDGPNTLVSSRRPDDLPAFCTATLEALAASG
- a CDS encoding endonuclease/exonuclease/phosphatase family protein; translated protein: MRWVRWIAGTSGVLLLAGCAAGIATHFTDAPRLIRIASFTPVFLIGALVAAVVLILSRWHVAALLAAVVLAVGLWGQWPLYRAVGVFADASAAGPQLRVMQANIFLGRADPAALVARVRAERIDVLTVSELTDEAVPALAAAGIGDELPHAFLRSRPGGGGVGIYARYPLSDGELLPGFELHNVRANVAAPGAAPLRVYALHLLPPFPEPPWRWAAEVDRLAEVLALEDRPLVIGADVNATYDHKRFRDLLAGSRHPGSPGLSDAAVVTGAGIVPTYPVGRRTPPLLAIDRILTRGATPLSFRRVGIAGSDHHGVISDISLHS
- the ribD gene encoding bifunctional diaminohydroxyphosphoribosylaminopyrimidine deaminase/5-amino-6-(5-phosphoribosylamino)uracil reductase RibD, whose amino-acid sequence is MTPEAAMRSALEQADRVKGATYPNPPVGAVILDRAGEPVGAGGTAPPGGPHAEVVALRQAGARAAGGTAVVTLEPCNHHGRTPPCVDALLAAGVSTVIYAVADPDPVASGGARRLAAAGVRVTGGVLADEVAAGPLREWLHKTRTGRPHVTWKFAASVDGRSAAADGTSQWITSEEARADVHRRRAAADAIVVGTGTVLADDPTLTARRPDGSLAERQPLRVVVGTRDISADANVLNDDSRTMVIRTHDPHEVVRALADRTDVLLEGGPTLAGAFVRAGLVDRILAYVAPVLLGGPVTVVDDVGVTTIGNAHRWRFDGMTSVGPDVLLSLVPR
- the rpe gene encoding ribulose-phosphate 3-epimerase encodes the protein MARPLIAPSILAADFARLADEAAAVKGADWLHVDVMDNHFVPNLTLGLPVVESLLNATDIPMDCHLMIENPERWAPPYAEAGAYNVTFHAEATDNPTAVARDIRAAGAKAGLAIKPGTPLEPYLEILRDFDTLLIMSVEPGFGGQKFIPEVLPKVGIVRRLVDAGELTILVEIDGGINADTIEAAAEAGVDCFVAGSAVYSAEDPAAAVELLRRKAAAASRHLTS